Proteins from a single region of Haloplanus sp. GDY1:
- a CDS encoding DUF7346 family protein — MRTVRDDEGERYLLVKRSAESSLVRDPETGAERYLPNAALTVDDGTAPLQTAAEAVPEPVRRVLVATPNDRALGLLVELVDRGPLAVRTLLDAYDVCESDLHGLLGEFRAAGLIAETRVAGERGYEATEPTREAVERLRAAAD; from the coding sequence ATGCGAACCGTCCGGGACGACGAGGGCGAGCGTTACCTGCTCGTGAAGCGGTCGGCGGAGTCGAGTCTCGTGCGCGACCCCGAAACCGGCGCCGAGCGCTACCTGCCGAACGCCGCGTTGACGGTCGACGACGGGACCGCACCGCTCCAAACCGCGGCCGAGGCGGTGCCCGAGCCCGTGCGTCGGGTCCTCGTCGCGACGCCGAACGACCGCGCGCTCGGCCTCCTCGTCGAACTCGTGGATCGCGGGCCGCTCGCCGTGCGGACGCTCCTCGACGCCTACGACGTCTGTGAGAGCGACCTCCACGGCCTGCTCGGGGAGTTCCGGGCGGCCGGCCTGATCGCGGAGACGCGGGTCGCCGGCGAGCGCGGCTACGAGGCGACCGAGCCGACCCGCGAGGCGGTCGAGCGCCTGCGGGCCGCCGCCGACTGA